GTTAATTTTGGCGCAAAACTATTGAAAAATTTGGGCGAACATGTATTTGATCCGAAAGGACAAAAAATAAGATTAAAGATAAGTATGGGATTAGTCAGTTATCCGGAGGACGGCGCAGATACACAGAAAACCCTTATGGATTTGGTCGATAAGACTCTGCGTACTGCAAAAGAACTTGGCGGCAACAGATTAACCATATTCGCAGAGATAACCAAAAAGCAAGTAAATAATGGCGCAAGAAAAGATGAAAAAGAAAGCGTAGGGCAGATGAAGGAAAAACTGCTCAGGATGGAAAATAGAGTTAATCAGGCTCTATTGGAATCCATCTGCGCTTTCGCTAAGACCATAGAAGCCAAAGATTATTATACCAGCGAGCACGGCGAAAATATGGTTTCTATAGCCGTTGATATTGGGAAAAAGCTCAACGTCTCCAAAAAGGATATAGAGAACCTAAAGCATGCGGCTATATTGCACGACTTAGGCAAGATCGGCATTCCCGATAAAATCCTGCACAAAAAAGGGAAACTTAACGAAAAGGAATTAAAGAAAATAAAGACCCATCCCCATATCGGAGCGGAGATAATAAGAAGCGTGCATTTTTTAAGCGCAGTAGTTCCCATAGTCCTTCACCATCATGAGAGGTTTGACGGGCTCGGATACTCCAGCGGGCTTAAGGGAAAAGACATACCGCTGGGAGCAAGGATTATCGCTGTGGCGGATATTTATCAAGCGCTGGTTTCGGATAGGACTTATCGTAAAGCCTACAGCAAAAAAGAGGCGCTAAGGATTATTAAGGAAGGCACCGGCACGCAATTTGATCCCGATGTAGTTAGAGCGTTTTTGGAAATAGTGTAATCAAAATCAAAAAATAGATATACAGTAGAAATACGGTAGATATAAATGGATATACGTGGATATACGGTAGAAATATGATAGATATATGTTGTTAAAGGATTGAAAACTAAAAAAAATTACATACTATAAAACAAAGCAAAAAACCAAGAATAATGACAATGTATTTCAATATATTTCCACCTTATTTCGACCTATATCAAGGTGTTATTTCTATCTATTTCCATTATTTTATTGTAGTTGCCGATTTATCGGCATGATTAAAAGATATACGATAGAAATGCGGTAGATATACAATAGATATATGTTGTTAAAGGATTGAAAACTAAAAAAAATTACATACTACAACTTCAAAAAACTAAGGATAGCAACAATGTATTTCCCTGCCCGCTTCGCAATCAGGCATTTAACGACAAATGTAGT
This genomic stretch from bacterium harbors:
- a CDS encoding diguanylate cyclase, giving the protein MRKPESANILIVDDNTNICETLEDILCEEGYKVTSVGNLVLTKEKLAKEFYNVILVDLNLPNGSGLDLLRDIKKADSDTAVIVFTGYASVENAIAALNQGAFSYLEKPLNMDELKITIKKAIKMQELTLNNKNLLNRLKELSVKDPLTGLYNYRYLEKRLSSEFKRAQRHVLPLSMIMIDIDYFKSINDAYGHQYGDQILKELGQYLKDSSRTNDVVIRYGGEEFFILLPDTNNEGAVNFGAKLLKNLGEHVFDPKGQKIRLKISMGLVSYPEDGADTQKTLMDLVDKTLRTAKELGGNRLTIFAEITKKQVNNGARKDEKESVGQMKEKLLRMENRVNQALLESICAFAKTIEAKDYYTSEHGENMVSIAVDIGKKLNVSKKDIENLKHAAILHDLGKIGIPDKILHKKGKLNEKELKKIKTHPHIGAEIIRSVHFLSAVVPIVLHHHERFDGLGYSSGLKGKDIPLGARIIAVADIYQALVSDRTYRKAYSKKEALRIIKEGTGTQFDPDVVRAFLEIV